A region of Anopheles merus strain MAF chromosome 2R, AmerM5.1, whole genome shotgun sequence DNA encodes the following proteins:
- the LOC121601165 gene encoding myotubularin-related protein 3 isoform X4, with amino-acid sequence MGLKFLLFNSQQSQNLHGRGRKIMEGSGDGSPQSSMCMVKAAELFPKPILEKEEEKLTVRFTELAGESVRYLGQTDEGILALSNYRLFLQKNTTGAEVSVPLGLIESTQVRDLFHLIVNCKDASTVRCSFATSEQCSEWHRRITLSIGVPETLEALFAFPFHAWASESPTLNQDNEWAGRLQRVGSFDDEFRREAERLQFDLQGAWRISQANAEFKLCPSYPRLLLVPACISDDTLQNVASFRSSRRIPAVVWRHQRTGAVIARCSQPEVGWLGWRNSKDEQLLKALSDACSFDRGTQDKAGDGTRRTRTQTDCSEASSDGSPPRSPEGSHEEVEMDEPKKILIVDARSYTSAVTNRARGGGCECAEYYPSAEIQFMSLGNIHVIRKSFHALRQLCASQADIPNWLGLLERTLWLQHLSGLLAASMVVCHAIERNGRPVLVHCSDGWDRTPQIVATAQLCLDPYYRTIEGFRVLVEREWLSFGHKFADRCGHGPGSDETNERCPVFLQWLDCVHQIHRQFPCSFEFDMGYLIKLAQHSHSCLFGTFLCNTVKERQENSVPDRTFSVWPFLSGPIYKNHLYMPNRERVLWPAHNVRDLRLWTEVYLGSWGGHNQPSASEVADYPTASVPAGGADVVVPGAVGVRSIGPGVVESTASIAVGIGSTSVDVVGDAMASSSPASCSPEQNGSMTKTRSYSDIKEATSGGVMARRSSDPSMTLDPSIINRTGGPATLNLSQEESSIDSNLSSDRETSPDLPSIDGRLLHRGVSASSFIQHATEKLQSLTQELNQSDEELEQAIKNQRNLLAAGRSPARCPVDTNGDAGTPGNPLSSSTSSSLYPNGSIGGVNSLAAAAAATLIPTATTNVRPSFTTTSISNGTTTLQQQHAGSEAGHPYRFQPIVPELPTTTTTDVSRCSPKLECRESSSSPTARQQQNVVLWPATIDENTARIIKIESYHSSTVGGNKDVLDGGGGGGGGGGGFVHGSNRTVIGRPVMAGDDMMMESVDLTIGGSDDGSFAGDKTHSASPNRLESPGLNESSLSPNLWHGSIETSTDTLVPVDQYPPPLGPIDTSALSTHHEPNLLPTSHSLAGGKATEGTGTEDGGDAARDVRERRKSTLSTQEREGSHCGVIGGGSISLAVGNSDSSQLSLVNGKGSEATSAPSDNAGGAGVTGDSCAAKAQTGDSNGCDFTSDSHDYDRKLSNQSTLALTGDTLPKDQPDYGNQQQQHPQDSTLGNDRGGGEGVGSRSVPPSTFAQNSNASNCSSVSYNKLKANSGVSTTTVPPPLSGTGQTTTNSNLLTSMMLMDESIIIQPQFQQLEINGKQPPNDGGGAAAAAGGGYPPLMPQRRRRNSSNSKHDLMSPCKPTNGSLSPSATHSRFSTPGARSLPLTPPSVPYASDRPPVATFSCPDGLAHALSEQNLRLQQIVYEHRLREEALQRELYATRLALLKKTCQNCCSSSAQPQYGNDDPMVDSMNENASNCSWEAVDDRSAPSSGANSSQQMQYSSSGVGGSTSVLWVPDHAVTRCTTCQTVFWIGLRKHHCRSCGQIFCAECSDYTAHLPEERLYQPVRLCGPCYQRISSMTVPATSSVSTTGGSSSTMVSSAVSNSAVATGPAVNNGTSNNNNALSEEGGNGSFLQHRTNVTAAAAASMMMRDRITSMSQIQSLLATECSSEASRASESCCKQNVTAATN; translated from the exons ATGGGTCTGAAGTTCCTGCTCTTTAATAGTCAACAGAGTCAAAATCTCCATGGACGTGGTAGAAAA ATCATGGAGGGTTCGGGCGACGGTTCCCCGCAATCGTCGATGTGCATGGTGAAGGCGGCTGAGCTCTTCCCGAAGCCGATCCTCGAGAAGGAGGAAGAAAAGCTCACCGTACGATTTACCGAGC TTGCCGGTGAATCCGTACGTTATCTCGGCCAGACAGATGAAGGCATACTGGCACTGTCCAACTATCGGCTGTTCCTGCAGAAGAACACCACCGGTGCCGAAGTGTCCGTCCCGCTTGGCCTGATCGAATCGACGCAAGTGCGTGACCTGTTCCATCTGATCGTGAACTGCAAGGATGCTAGCACCGTACG ATGTTCGTTTGCAACGTCGGAGCAGTGCAGCGAATGGCACCGGCGGATAACGCTATCGATCGGTGTGCCCGAAACGCTGGAGGCCCTGTTCGCGTTCCCGTTTCACGCGTGGGCCTCTGAGTCGCCCACGCTCAACCAGGACAACGAATGGGCCGGCCGTCTGCAGCGCGTCGGCTCGTTCGACGACGAGTTCCGGCGGGAGGCCGAACGGTTACAGTTCGATCTGCAGGGTGCGTGGCGCATCAGCCAGGCAAATGCGGAGTTTAAGCTGTGCCCGTCGTACccgcggctgctgctggtgccggCCTGCATCTCGGACGATACGCTGCAGAATGTGGCCAGCTTTCGCAGCTCGCGGCGCATACCGGCGGTCGTGTGGCGCCATCAGCGTACCGGCGCGGTCATCGCGCGCTGCAGTCAGCCCGAGGTCGGGTGGCTCGGGTGGCGCAACTCGAAGGATGAGCAGCTGCTGAAAGCGCTGTCCGATGCGTGCTCGTTCGATAGGGGCACGCAGGATAAGGCCGGCGATGGTACGCGACGGACGCGCACGCAAACCGACTGCTCGGAAGCGTCCAGCGACGGCAGCCCACCGCGCAGCCCCGAGGGCAGCCACGAGGAGGTGGAAATGGACGAGCCGAAGAAGATACTGATCGTGGACGCACGCTCGTACACGTCCGCGGTCACGAACCGGGCCCGGGGCGGTGGCTGCGAATGCGCCGAGTACTACCCGAGTGCGGAGATACAGTTCATGAGCCTCGGCAACATACACGTAATCAGGAAAAGCTTTCACGCGCTGCGACAGCTCTGCGCCTCGCAGGCGGACATTCCAAA TTGGCTTGGATTGCTGGAGCGAACGCTTTGGCTGCAGCATCTGTCCGGCTTGCTGGCGGCCTCGATGGTGGTGTGCCACGCGATCGAGCGTAACGGTCGGCCGGTGCTGGTACACTGTTCCGATGGGTGGGATCGCACGCCGCAGATCGTTGCCACGGCGCAGCTCTGTCTCGATCCGTACTACCGCACGATCGAGGGCTTCCGCGTGCTGGTCGAGCGGGAGTGGCTGAGCTTCGGGCATAAGTTTGCCGATCGGTGCGGCCACGGTCCGGGATCGGACGAGACGAACGAGCGCTGTCCCGTGTTTCTGCAGTGGCTCGACTGCGTCCATCAGATTCATCGCCAGTTTCCCTGCAGCTTTGAGTTTGATATGGGCTATCTG ATCAAACTAGCGCAACATTCGCACTCGTGCCTGTTTGGAACGTTCCTGTGCAACACGGTGAAGGAGCGGCAGGAAAACAGCGTCCCCGATCGTACGTTCTCCGTGTGGCCTTTCCTATCCGGTCCGATCTACAAGAACCACCTGTACATGCCGAACCGCGAACGCGTCCTGTGGCCGGCGCACAACGTGCGCGATCTGCGCCTCTGGACGGAAGTGTACCTGGGCAGCTGGGGAGGCCACAATCAACCGTCGGCCTCCGAGGTGGCCGACTATCCAACGGCAAGCGTGCCGGCCGGCGGTGCGGATGTCGTCGTACCCGGTGCGGTCGGTGTGAGAAGTATCGGGCCCGGTGTGGTCGAATCGACTGCTAGTATCGCCGTCGGCATTGGATCGACCTCTGTGGATGTTGTAGGCGATGCGATGGCCAGCTCATCGCCGGCCAGCTGCAGCCCGGAGCAGAACGGATCGATGACGAAGACGCGCTCGTACAGCGATATCAAGGAGGCGACCTCAGGTGGCGTCATGGCGCGTCGCTCTAGCGATCCAAGCATGACCCTAGATCCAAG CATTATCAATAGAACGGGCGGTCCAGCGACGCTCAACCTCTCGCAGGAGGAAAGTTCAATCGACTCCAACCTCTCGTCCGACCGCGAGACCTCGCCCGATCTGCCCTCCATCGACGGTCGCCTGTTGCATCGTGGAGTATCGGCCAGTTCCTTTATACAGCACGCCACCGAAAAGCTGCAAAGCCTCACGCAGGAGCTGAACCAATCGGACGAAGAGCTGGAGCAAGCCATCAAGAACCAGCGCAACCTACTGGCAGCTGGGCGCAGTCCCGCGCGCTGCCCTGTCGACACGAACGGCGACGCCGGGACACCGGGCAACCCTCTCTCTTCCTCAACCTCCTCTAGTCTCTACCCTAACGGAAGCATTGGTGGCGTCAACAGCTTAGCGGCCGCCGCAGCAGCCACACTAATTCCAACCGCCACCACAAATGTTCGACCCTCCTTTACGACCACCAGCATCAGCAATGGTACGACgacgctgcagcagcagcacgctgGTAGCGAAGCAGGACACCCTTACCGCTTTCAACCCATCGTTCCGGAACtgccaacgacgacgacgacggatgTGTCGCGATGCTCGCCCAAGCTCGAGTGCCGGGAGTCGAGCAGCAGTCCAACGGccaggcagcagcaaaacgTTGTACTATGGCCGGCAACGATCGACGAAAATACGGCACGCATTATCAAAATCGAGTCGTACCACTCGTCCACGGTCGGTGGAAACAAGGACGTGctggacggtggtggtggcggcggcggcggcggtggcggtttCGTGCACGGCTCTAACCGTACCGTCATCGGGCGACCCGTCATGGCCGGCGACGACATGATGATGGAAAGCGTCGATCTGACCATCGGTGGATCCGACGACGGCAGCTTCGCTGGTG ACAAAACACACTCTGCCTCGCCAAACCGCCTAGAATCGCCCGGTCTGAACGAGAGCTCGCTTAGTCCCAATCTGTGGCACGGATCGATAGAAACCAGTACGGACACACTGGTGCCGGTCGATCAATATCCTCCACCGTTGGGACCGATCGATACAAGCGCTTTAAGCACGCACCACGAGCCAAATCTGTTGCCTACCTCTCATTCGTTAGCGGGAGGCAAGGCGACGGAAGGCACCGGTACGGAAGATGGCGGTGACGCGGCCCGGGACGTACGTGAGCGACGGAAGTCAACGCTATCAACGCAAGAGCGGGAGGGAAGTCACTGCGGTGTCATCGGTGGCGGTAGTATTAGTTTAGCCGTAGGAAACAGTGATAGCAGTCAGCTGAGCCTTGTTAATGGTAAAGGATCGGAAGCGACGTCGGCGCCAAGCGACAACGCAGGCGGGGCCGGGGTCACGGGCGATAGCTGTGCCGCCAAAGCTCAGACTGGTGATAGTAATGGATGTGATTTTACTAGTGATAGTCATGATTACGATAGG AAATTATCAAATCAATCAACGCTGGCGTTGACCGGCGATACGCTACCAAAAGATCAACCTGATTAtggcaaccagcagcagcagcatcctcaGGACTCTACGTTGGGAAATGATcgtggaggaggagaaggtgTAGGAAGTCGATCAGTTCCGCCATCAACCTTCGCCCAGAACAGCAATGCCAGCAACTGCAGTAGCGTTAGCTACAATAAACTAAAAGCAAACAGTGGCGTGTCGACGACGACTGTACCCCCGCCGCTGTCCGGGACGGGACAAACCACCACTAACAGCAACCTGCTCACCTCGATGATGCTGATGGACGAAAGCATCATCATCCAGCCACAGTTCCAGCAGCTTGAAATCAATGGCAAACAGCCGCCGAACGACGgtggcggtgctgctgctgctgcgggcgGCGGATACCCTCCATTAATGCCACAGCGACGAAGAAGAAACTCGTCCAACTCGAAGCACGACCTGATGAGTCCCTGCAAACCAACCAATGGAAG TTTATCCCCAAGTGCCACACATTCCCGGTTCTCGACGCCGGGCGCCCGGTCACTGCCACTAACACCACCGAGTGTACCGTACGCGTCGGATAGGCCACCGGTAGCGACCTTCTCCTGTCCGGACGGGTTGGCCCACGCCCTCTCCGAGCAGAACCTACGCCTCCAGCAGATCGTCTACGAACACCGG CTGCGCGAGGAAGCGTTACAGCGCGAGCTGTACGCGACGCGGTTAGCATTGCTGAAGAAAACCTGCCAGAACTGTTGTAGCAGCAGCGCCCAGCCACAGTACGGCAATGACGATCCG ATGGTAGATTCGATGAACGAAAACGCGTCCAACTGCTCGTGGGAAGCGGTCGATGACCGTAGCGCACCGTCGTCGGGCGCCAACTCCTCGCAGCAGATGCagtacagcagcagcggcgtcgGGGGCAGCACCAGCGTGCTGTGGGTGCCGGACCACGCGGTCACCCGGTGCACCACGTGCCAGACGGTGTTTTGGATCGGGCTGCGCAAGCATCACTGTCGCTCGTGCGGCCAGATCTTTTGTGCGGAGTGTTCCGACTATACGGCCCACCTGCCCGAGGAGCGGCTGTACCAACCGGTTCGACTGTGTGGCCCCTGCTACCAGCGGATCTCATCCATGACGGTTCCTGCTACCAGTTCCGTTTCCACCACCGGTGGCAGCAGTAGTACGATGGTGTCCTCCGCCGTCAGCAACAGTGCCGTAGCAACCGGCCCGGCAGTGAACAAcggcaccagcaacaacaacaacgcactGAGCGAAGAAGGCGGTAACGGGTCGTTTCTGCAGCACCGAACGAACGTGACGGCGGCCGCGGCAGCCAGCATGATGATGCGCGATCGGATCACCAGCATGAGCCAGATCCAGTCGTTGCTGGCGACCGAATGCAGCTCGGAAGCATCGCGCGCTAGTGAGAGCTGCTGCAAGCAGAATGTTACCGCCGCGACGAACTAA
- the LOC121601165 gene encoding uncharacterized protein LOC121601165 isoform X2 translates to MWNVSILTKWITSIMEGSGDGSPQSSMCMVKAAELFPKPILEKEEEKLTVRFTELAGESVRYLGQTDEGILALSNYRLFLQKNTTGAEVSVPLGLIESTQVRDLFHLIVNCKDASTVRCSFATSEQCSEWHRRITLSIGVPETLEALFAFPFHAWASESPTLNQDNEWAGRLQRVGSFDDEFRREAERLQFDLQGAWRISQANAEFKLCPSYPRLLLVPACISDDTLQNVASFRSSRRIPAVVWRHQRTGAVIARCSQPEVGWLGWRNSKDEQLLKALSDACSFDRGTQDKAGDGTRRTRTQTDCSEASSDGSPPRSPEGSHEEVEMDEPKKILIVDARSYTSAVTNRARGGGCECAEYYPSAEIQFMSLGNIHVIRKSFHALRQLCASQADIPNWLGLLERTLWLQHLSGLLAASMVVCHAIERNGRPVLVHCSDGWDRTPQIVATAQLCLDPYYRTIEGFRVLVEREWLSFGHKFADRCGHGPGSDETNERCPVFLQWLDCVHQIHRQFPCSFEFDMGYLIKLAQHSHSCLFGTFLCNTVKERQENSVPDRTFSVWPFLSGPIYKNHLYMPNRERVLWPAHNVRDLRLWTEVYLGSWGGHNQPSASEVADYPTASVPAGGADVVVPGAVGVRSIGPGVVESTASIAVGIGSTSVDVVGDAMASSSPASCSPEQNGSMTKTRSYSDIKEATSGGVMARRSSDPSMTLDPSIINRTGGPATLNLSQEESSIDSNLSSDRETSPDLPSIDGRLLHRGVSASSFIQHATEKLQSLTQELNQSDEELEQAIKNQRNLLAAGRSPARCPVDTNGDAGTPGNPLSSSTSSSLYPNGSIGGVNSLAAAAAATLIPTATTNVRPSFTTTSISNGTTTLQQQHAGSEAGHPYRFQPIVPELPTTTTTDVSRCSPKLECRESSSSPTARQQQNVVLWPATIDENTARIIKIESYHSSTVGGNKDVLDGGGGGGGGGGGFVHGSNRTVIGRPVMAGDDMMMESVDLTIGGSDDGSFAGDKTHSASPNRLESPGLNESSLSPNLWHGSIETSTDTLVPVDQYPPPLGPIDTSALSTHHEPNLLPTSHSLAGGKATEGTGTEDGGDAARDVRERRKSTLSTQEREGSHCGVIGGGSISLAVGNSDSSQLSLVNGKGSEATSAPSDNAGGAGVTGDSCAAKAQTGDSNGCDFTSDSHDYDRKLSNQSTLALTGDTLPKDQPDYGNQQQQHPQDSTLGNDRGGGEGVGSRSVPPSTFAQNSNASNCSSVSYNKLKANSGVSTTTVPPPLSGTGQTTTNSNLLTSMMLMDESIIIQPQFQQLEINGKQPPNDGGGAAAAAGGGYPPLMPQRRRRNSSNSKHDLMSPCKPTNGSLSPSATHSRFSTPGARSLPLTPPSVPYASDRPPVATFSCPDGLAHALSEQNLRLQQIVYEHRLREEALQRELYATRLALLKKTCQNCCSSSAQPQYGNDDPVPVSISITSVAAFTTTATATSAIGDRRVAMVDGTRSNHSTDNSQRAGSDSMGTITSISTTATTTVTATTAEGVVTGMSAAAASWLGASVCGLLSEAAPEPDSGNNILLFSDEENEVEKDKEKEGMSGSSVTAAKERCLYEAVLKHNHRLAHNVRMWRTVRQFLERTRQKRMVVCPSSVVLAREAFKHPSESFSLEDPISEYYADSSDVEGESECSSSRILEETASQVDMRGRKGTNSSPLDGTTTIIIHDSEDEKDLDIILSGSGGGGVGGGGGGDEGGSDEEDDDDEEDDVENDDPELSSQLMVDSMNENASNCSWEAVDDRSAPSSGANSSQQMQYSSSGVGGSTSVLWVPDHAVTRCTTCQTVFWIGLRKHHCRSCGQIFCAECSDYTAHLPEERLYQPVRLCGPCYQRISSMTVPATSSVSTTGGSSSTMVSSAVSNSAVATGPAVNNGTSNNNNALSEEGGNGSFLQHRTNVTAAAAASMMMRDRITSMSQIQSLLATECSSEASRASESCCKQNVTAATN, encoded by the exons ATGTGGAATGTGAGCATTTTAACCAAATGGATAACATCG ATCATGGAGGGTTCGGGCGACGGTTCCCCGCAATCGTCGATGTGCATGGTGAAGGCGGCTGAGCTCTTCCCGAAGCCGATCCTCGAGAAGGAGGAAGAAAAGCTCACCGTACGATTTACCGAGC TTGCCGGTGAATCCGTACGTTATCTCGGCCAGACAGATGAAGGCATACTGGCACTGTCCAACTATCGGCTGTTCCTGCAGAAGAACACCACCGGTGCCGAAGTGTCCGTCCCGCTTGGCCTGATCGAATCGACGCAAGTGCGTGACCTGTTCCATCTGATCGTGAACTGCAAGGATGCTAGCACCGTACG ATGTTCGTTTGCAACGTCGGAGCAGTGCAGCGAATGGCACCGGCGGATAACGCTATCGATCGGTGTGCCCGAAACGCTGGAGGCCCTGTTCGCGTTCCCGTTTCACGCGTGGGCCTCTGAGTCGCCCACGCTCAACCAGGACAACGAATGGGCCGGCCGTCTGCAGCGCGTCGGCTCGTTCGACGACGAGTTCCGGCGGGAGGCCGAACGGTTACAGTTCGATCTGCAGGGTGCGTGGCGCATCAGCCAGGCAAATGCGGAGTTTAAGCTGTGCCCGTCGTACccgcggctgctgctggtgccggCCTGCATCTCGGACGATACGCTGCAGAATGTGGCCAGCTTTCGCAGCTCGCGGCGCATACCGGCGGTCGTGTGGCGCCATCAGCGTACCGGCGCGGTCATCGCGCGCTGCAGTCAGCCCGAGGTCGGGTGGCTCGGGTGGCGCAACTCGAAGGATGAGCAGCTGCTGAAAGCGCTGTCCGATGCGTGCTCGTTCGATAGGGGCACGCAGGATAAGGCCGGCGATGGTACGCGACGGACGCGCACGCAAACCGACTGCTCGGAAGCGTCCAGCGACGGCAGCCCACCGCGCAGCCCCGAGGGCAGCCACGAGGAGGTGGAAATGGACGAGCCGAAGAAGATACTGATCGTGGACGCACGCTCGTACACGTCCGCGGTCACGAACCGGGCCCGGGGCGGTGGCTGCGAATGCGCCGAGTACTACCCGAGTGCGGAGATACAGTTCATGAGCCTCGGCAACATACACGTAATCAGGAAAAGCTTTCACGCGCTGCGACAGCTCTGCGCCTCGCAGGCGGACATTCCAAA TTGGCTTGGATTGCTGGAGCGAACGCTTTGGCTGCAGCATCTGTCCGGCTTGCTGGCGGCCTCGATGGTGGTGTGCCACGCGATCGAGCGTAACGGTCGGCCGGTGCTGGTACACTGTTCCGATGGGTGGGATCGCACGCCGCAGATCGTTGCCACGGCGCAGCTCTGTCTCGATCCGTACTACCGCACGATCGAGGGCTTCCGCGTGCTGGTCGAGCGGGAGTGGCTGAGCTTCGGGCATAAGTTTGCCGATCGGTGCGGCCACGGTCCGGGATCGGACGAGACGAACGAGCGCTGTCCCGTGTTTCTGCAGTGGCTCGACTGCGTCCATCAGATTCATCGCCAGTTTCCCTGCAGCTTTGAGTTTGATATGGGCTATCTG ATCAAACTAGCGCAACATTCGCACTCGTGCCTGTTTGGAACGTTCCTGTGCAACACGGTGAAGGAGCGGCAGGAAAACAGCGTCCCCGATCGTACGTTCTCCGTGTGGCCTTTCCTATCCGGTCCGATCTACAAGAACCACCTGTACATGCCGAACCGCGAACGCGTCCTGTGGCCGGCGCACAACGTGCGCGATCTGCGCCTCTGGACGGAAGTGTACCTGGGCAGCTGGGGAGGCCACAATCAACCGTCGGCCTCCGAGGTGGCCGACTATCCAACGGCAAGCGTGCCGGCCGGCGGTGCGGATGTCGTCGTACCCGGTGCGGTCGGTGTGAGAAGTATCGGGCCCGGTGTGGTCGAATCGACTGCTAGTATCGCCGTCGGCATTGGATCGACCTCTGTGGATGTTGTAGGCGATGCGATGGCCAGCTCATCGCCGGCCAGCTGCAGCCCGGAGCAGAACGGATCGATGACGAAGACGCGCTCGTACAGCGATATCAAGGAGGCGACCTCAGGTGGCGTCATGGCGCGTCGCTCTAGCGATCCAAGCATGACCCTAGATCCAAG CATTATCAATAGAACGGGCGGTCCAGCGACGCTCAACCTCTCGCAGGAGGAAAGTTCAATCGACTCCAACCTCTCGTCCGACCGCGAGACCTCGCCCGATCTGCCCTCCATCGACGGTCGCCTGTTGCATCGTGGAGTATCGGCCAGTTCCTTTATACAGCACGCCACCGAAAAGCTGCAAAGCCTCACGCAGGAGCTGAACCAATCGGACGAAGAGCTGGAGCAAGCCATCAAGAACCAGCGCAACCTACTGGCAGCTGGGCGCAGTCCCGCGCGCTGCCCTGTCGACACGAACGGCGACGCCGGGACACCGGGCAACCCTCTCTCTTCCTCAACCTCCTCTAGTCTCTACCCTAACGGAAGCATTGGTGGCGTCAACAGCTTAGCGGCCGCCGCAGCAGCCACACTAATTCCAACCGCCACCACAAATGTTCGACCCTCCTTTACGACCACCAGCATCAGCAATGGTACGACgacgctgcagcagcagcacgctgGTAGCGAAGCAGGACACCCTTACCGCTTTCAACCCATCGTTCCGGAACtgccaacgacgacgacgacggatgTGTCGCGATGCTCGCCCAAGCTCGAGTGCCGGGAGTCGAGCAGCAGTCCAACGGccaggcagcagcaaaacgTTGTACTATGGCCGGCAACGATCGACGAAAATACGGCACGCATTATCAAAATCGAGTCGTACCACTCGTCCACGGTCGGTGGAAACAAGGACGTGctggacggtggtggtggcggcggcggcggcggtggcggtttCGTGCACGGCTCTAACCGTACCGTCATCGGGCGACCCGTCATGGCCGGCGACGACATGATGATGGAAAGCGTCGATCTGACCATCGGTGGATCCGACGACGGCAGCTTCGCTGGTG ACAAAACACACTCTGCCTCGCCAAACCGCCTAGAATCGCCCGGTCTGAACGAGAGCTCGCTTAGTCCCAATCTGTGGCACGGATCGATAGAAACCAGTACGGACACACTGGTGCCGGTCGATCAATATCCTCCACCGTTGGGACCGATCGATACAAGCGCTTTAAGCACGCACCACGAGCCAAATCTGTTGCCTACCTCTCATTCGTTAGCGGGAGGCAAGGCGACGGAAGGCACCGGTACGGAAGATGGCGGTGACGCGGCCCGGGACGTACGTGAGCGACGGAAGTCAACGCTATCAACGCAAGAGCGGGAGGGAAGTCACTGCGGTGTCATCGGTGGCGGTAGTATTAGTTTAGCCGTAGGAAACAGTGATAGCAGTCAGCTGAGCCTTGTTAATGGTAAAGGATCGGAAGCGACGTCGGCGCCAAGCGACAACGCAGGCGGGGCCGGGGTCACGGGCGATAGCTGTGCCGCCAAAGCTCAGACTGGTGATAGTAATGGATGTGATTTTACTAGTGATAGTCATGATTACGATAGG AAATTATCAAATCAATCAACGCTGGCGTTGACCGGCGATACGCTACCAAAAGATCAACCTGATTAtggcaaccagcagcagcagcatcctcaGGACTCTACGTTGGGAAATGATcgtggaggaggagaaggtgTAGGAAGTCGATCAGTTCCGCCATCAACCTTCGCCCAGAACAGCAATGCCAGCAACTGCAGTAGCGTTAGCTACAATAAACTAAAAGCAAACAGTGGCGTGTCGACGACGACTGTACCCCCGCCGCTGTCCGGGACGGGACAAACCACCACTAACAGCAACCTGCTCACCTCGATGATGCTGATGGACGAAAGCATCATCATCCAGCCACAGTTCCAGCAGCTTGAAATCAATGGCAAACAGCCGCCGAACGACGgtggcggtgctgctgctgctgcgggcgGCGGATACCCTCCATTAATGCCACAGCGACGAAGAAGAAACTCGTCCAACTCGAAGCACGACCTGATGAGTCCCTGCAAACCAACCAATGGAAG TTTATCCCCAAGTGCCACACATTCCCGGTTCTCGACGCCGGGCGCCCGGTCACTGCCACTAACACCACCGAGTGTACCGTACGCGTCGGATAGGCCACCGGTAGCGACCTTCTCCTGTCCGGACGGGTTGGCCCACGCCCTCTCCGAGCAGAACCTACGCCTCCAGCAGATCGTCTACGAACACCGG CTGCGCGAGGAAGCGTTACAGCGCGAGCTGTACGCGACGCGGTTAGCATTGCTGAAGAAAACCTGCCAGAACTGTTGTAGCAGCAGCGCCCAGCCACAGTACGGCAATGACGATCCG GTGCCGGTGAGCATTTCCATTACCAGTGTTGCCGCTTTCACTACTACCGCAACTGCCACGTCCGCGATAGGAGACCGCCGCGTCGCCATGGTCGACGGCACACGCAGCAACCACAGTACCGACAACAGCCAACGCGCCGGAAGTGATAGTATGGGCACTATCACCTCCATTAGTACCACTGCCACCACGACCGTCACGGCCACCACTGCTGAAGGTGTCGTCACTGGCATGTCCGCAGCCGCAGCGTCCTGGTTGGGAGCTTCCGTCTGCGGTCTGCTGTCCGAGGCGGCCCCAGAACCAGACAGCGGTAACAATATTTTGCTGTTTTCCGATGAGGAGAACGAAGTAGAAAAGGACAAGGAGAAAGAGGGCATGTCTGGTAGTAGCGTAACGGCCGCGAAGGAACGTTGCCTGTATGAAGCCGTACTGAAACACAATCATCGGTTGGCGCACAACGTGCGAATGTGGCGTACCGTGCGCCAGTTCCTGGAGCGTACAAGACAGAAGCGAATGGTCGTCTGTCCTTCGTCGGTGGTTCTAGCGAGGGAAGCGTTCAAGCATCCGTCCGAGTCCTTCTCCCTGGAGGATCCCATTAGCGAGTACTACGCCGATAGTAGTGATGTTGAGGGCGAAAGCGAGTGTAGTAGCAGTCGTATCTTGGAGGAAACAGCTAGCCAAGTTGACATGAGAGGCCGGAAAGGCACAAACAGCAGCCCGCTTGATGGGACTACTACTATCATCATCCATGATTCCGAAGATGAAAAAGATCTTGACATTATACTtagtggcagtggtggtggtggtgttggtggtggtggtggtggtgatgaagGTGGCAGTGATGAAgaggatgacgatgatgaagaGGATGATGTTGAGAATGATGATCCGGAACTATCCTCCCAACTG ATGGTAGATTCGATGAACGAAAACGCGTCCAACTGCTCGTGGGAAGCGGTCGATGACCGTAGCGCACCGTCGTCGGGCGCCAACTCCTCGCAGCAGATGCagtacagcagcagcggcgtcgGGGGCAGCACCAGCGTGCTGTGGGTGCCGGACCACGCGGTCACCCGGTGCACCACGTGCCAGACGGTGTTTTGGATCGGGCTGCGCAAGCATCACTGTCGCTCGTGCGGCCAGATCTTTTGTGCGGAGTGTTCCGACTATACGGCCCACCTGCCCGAGGAGCGGCTGTACCAACCGGTTCGACTGTGTGGCCCCTGCTACCAGCGGATCTCATCCATGACGGTTCCTGCTACCAGTTCCGTTTCCACCACCGGTGGCAGCAGTAGTACGATGGTGTCCTCCGCCGTCAGCAACAGTGCCGTAGCAACCGGCCCGGCAGTGAACAAcggcaccagcaacaacaacaacgcactGAGCGAAGAAGGCGGTAACGGGTCGTTTCTGCAGCACCGAACGAACGTGACGGCGGCCGCGGCAGCCAGCATGATGATGCGCGATCGGATCACCAGCATGAGCCAGATCCAGTCGTTGCTGGCGACCGAATGCAGCTCGGAAGCATCGCGCGCTAGTGAGAGCTGCTGCAAGCAGAATGTTACCGCCGCGACGAACTAA